A portion of the Kribbella jejuensis genome contains these proteins:
- a CDS encoding DNA-directed RNA polymerase subunit beta', whose product MLDVNFFDELRIGLATADEIRQWSHGEVKKPETINYRTLKPERDGLFCEKIFGPTRDWECYCGKYKRVRFKGIICERCGVEVTRSKVRRERMGHIELAAPVTHIWYFKGVPSRLGYLLDLAPKDLEKVIYFAAYMITDVDDEARHRDLSSLEGRVDVERKQLENRRDNDIETRMKKLEEDLAQLEAEGAKADVRRKVKEGAEREVKQLRDRSQREIDRLDEVWTRFKNLKVQDLEGDEILYRAMKERFGKYFEGAMGAAAIQRRLETFDLKAEADNLRETIKTGKGQRKTRALKRLKVVTAFLATNNSPMGMVLDCVPVIPPDLRPMVQLDGGRFATSDLNDLYRRVINRNNRLKRLLDLGAPEIIVNNEKRMLQEAVDALFDNGRRGRPVTGPGNRPLKSLSDMLKGKQGRFRQNLLGKRVDYSGRSVIVVGPQLKLHQCGLPKAMALELFKPFVMKRLVDLNHAQNIKSAKRMVERQRAQVWDVLEEVITEHPVLLNRAPTLHRLGIQAFEPQLIEGKAIQIHPLVCSAFNADFDGDQMAVHLPLSAEAQAEARILMLSTNNILKPADGRPVTMPTQDMIIGIYFLTMLKDGVKGEGRAFGSVAEAIMAFDHGELSLQAKITLRLSGSAAPANAIELDGGGFGLETTLGRALFNEALPADYPFVDTEVGKKQLGGIVNDLAERYTKVEVAHALDALKDLGYYWSTRSGVTVSIDDFSTPPSKPEIMARYEAQAEKVQKQFERGLITSSERRQELIEIWTGANAEVGKAMEENFAKDNPIWMMVHSGARGNMMQIRQISGMRGLVANPKGEIIARPIKSNFREGLSVVEYFIATHGARKGLADTALRTADSGYLTRRLVDVSQDVIIREEDCGTERGLPKKIGEKGPDGKVVHAENVETSAYARTLATDSFDPDGNLVLAAGSDLGDVSIAKLVEAGVEEVKVRSVLTCDAKTGTCAKCYGRSLATGKPVDIGEAVGIIAAQSIGEPGTQLTMRTFHTGGVAGDDITHGLPRVVELFEARQPKGKAPISEAAGRISIEDTDKSRKLVLTPDDGSEEVSYPVSKRTRLLIEEGQHVEVGQQLTQGTPDPQEVLRILGVRKAQEHLVDEVQEVYRSQGVAIHDKHIEIIVRQMLRRVTVIESGDAQLLPGELADRVTFEAENRRVVAEGGTPASGRPVLMGITKASLATESWLSAASFQETTRVLTEAAIHGKSDSLVGLKENVIIGKLIPAGTGMDRYRNIRVEPTEEAKAAMYSMVGYESYDYDFGPSSGQSVPLDDFDLGSYQN is encoded by the coding sequence GTGCTCGACGTGAACTTCTTCGACGAGCTTCGGATCGGCCTGGCCACCGCGGACGAGATCCGCCAGTGGTCTCACGGCGAGGTCAAGAAGCCGGAGACGATCAACTACCGGACCCTCAAGCCCGAGCGTGACGGTCTGTTCTGCGAGAAGATCTTCGGTCCCACCCGGGACTGGGAGTGCTACTGCGGCAAGTACAAGCGCGTTCGCTTCAAGGGCATCATTTGCGAGCGGTGTGGCGTCGAGGTCACCCGCTCCAAGGTGCGCCGCGAGCGGATGGGCCACATCGAGCTGGCCGCGCCGGTCACCCACATCTGGTACTTCAAGGGTGTCCCGTCGCGGCTCGGCTACCTGCTCGACCTCGCCCCGAAGGACCTGGAGAAGGTCATCTACTTCGCGGCGTACATGATCACCGACGTCGACGACGAGGCGCGGCACCGCGACCTCTCGTCGCTCGAGGGTCGCGTCGACGTCGAGCGCAAGCAGCTCGAGAACCGTCGTGACAACGACATCGAGACGCGGATGAAGAAGCTCGAGGAGGACCTGGCGCAGCTCGAGGCCGAGGGCGCCAAGGCCGACGTCCGCCGCAAGGTCAAGGAAGGCGCCGAGCGGGAGGTCAAGCAGCTGCGGGACCGCTCGCAGCGCGAGATCGACCGCCTCGACGAGGTCTGGACCCGGTTCAAGAACCTGAAGGTCCAGGACCTGGAGGGCGACGAGATCCTCTACCGCGCCATGAAGGAGCGGTTCGGCAAGTACTTCGAGGGCGCCATGGGTGCCGCCGCGATCCAGCGCCGGCTGGAGACCTTCGACCTGAAGGCCGAGGCGGACAACCTGCGCGAGACGATCAAGACCGGTAAGGGCCAGCGCAAGACCCGCGCCCTGAAGCGGCTCAAGGTCGTGACCGCGTTCCTGGCCACCAACAACAGCCCGATGGGTATGGTCCTGGACTGCGTCCCGGTCATCCCGCCGGACCTGCGCCCGATGGTCCAGCTCGACGGTGGCCGGTTCGCCACCTCGGACCTGAACGACCTGTACCGCCGGGTGATCAACCGGAACAACCGGCTCAAGCGGCTGCTCGACCTGGGCGCGCCGGAGATCATCGTCAACAACGAGAAGCGGATGCTGCAGGAGGCCGTCGACGCGCTGTTCGACAACGGCCGCCGCGGCCGTCCGGTCACCGGCCCGGGCAACCGGCCGCTGAAGTCGCTGTCCGACATGCTCAAGGGCAAGCAGGGCCGGTTCCGCCAGAACCTGCTCGGCAAGCGCGTCGACTACTCCGGCCGTTCGGTCATCGTGGTCGGCCCGCAGCTCAAGCTGCACCAGTGCGGTCTGCCGAAGGCGATGGCGCTGGAGCTGTTCAAGCCGTTCGTGATGAAGCGGCTGGTCGACCTCAACCACGCGCAGAACATCAAGTCCGCCAAGCGGATGGTCGAGCGCCAGCGCGCCCAGGTCTGGGACGTGCTGGAAGAGGTCATCACCGAGCACCCGGTCCTGCTGAACCGTGCACCAACCCTGCACCGGCTCGGCATCCAGGCGTTCGAGCCGCAGCTGATCGAGGGCAAGGCGATCCAGATCCACCCGCTCGTCTGTTCCGCGTTCAACGCGGACTTCGACGGTGACCAGATGGCGGTGCACCTGCCGCTGTCGGCCGAGGCGCAGGCCGAGGCCCGGATCCTGATGCTGTCGACGAACAACATCCTGAAGCCGGCCGACGGTCGTCCCGTCACCATGCCGACTCAGGACATGATCATCGGCATCTACTTCCTGACCATGCTGAAGGACGGCGTGAAGGGTGAGGGCCGGGCGTTCGGTTCGGTCGCCGAGGCGATCATGGCCTTCGACCACGGCGAGCTGTCGCTGCAGGCGAAGATCACGCTCCGGCTGAGCGGTTCGGCCGCTCCGGCGAACGCGATCGAGCTGGACGGCGGTGGCTTCGGTCTGGAGACCACTCTGGGCCGCGCGCTGTTCAACGAGGCGCTGCCGGCGGACTACCCGTTCGTCGACACCGAGGTGGGCAAGAAGCAGCTCGGTGGGATCGTCAACGACCTGGCCGAGCGGTACACCAAGGTCGAGGTCGCGCACGCGCTGGACGCGCTGAAGGACCTGGGCTACTACTGGTCCACCCGGTCCGGTGTCACGGTGTCGATCGACGACTTCAGCACGCCGCCGAGCAAGCCCGAGATCATGGCCCGCTACGAGGCCCAGGCCGAGAAGGTCCAGAAGCAGTTCGAGCGGGGTCTGATCACCTCGTCCGAGCGGCGCCAGGAGCTGATCGAGATCTGGACCGGCGCCAACGCCGAGGTCGGTAAGGCGATGGAGGAGAACTTCGCCAAGGACAACCCGATCTGGATGATGGTGCACTCCGGTGCCCGAGGCAACATGATGCAGATCCGGCAGATCTCCGGTATGCGTGGTCTGGTGGCCAACCCGAAGGGCGAGATCATCGCCCGGCCGATCAAGTCCAACTTCCGCGAGGGCCTGTCGGTGGTCGAGTACTTCATCGCCACCCACGGTGCCCGGAAGGGTCTGGCCGACACCGCGCTGCGGACCGCCGACTCGGGGTACCTGACCCGTCGTCTGGTGGACGTGTCGCAGGACGTGATCATCCGCGAGGAGGACTGCGGGACCGAGCGGGGCCTGCCGAAGAAGATCGGCGAGAAGGGCCCGGACGGCAAGGTCGTGCACGCCGAGAACGTGGAGACCAGCGCCTACGCGCGGACCCTGGCGACCGACTCGTTCGACCCGGACGGCAACCTCGTCCTGGCGGCCGGCAGCGACCTGGGCGACGTCTCGATCGCCAAGCTGGTCGAGGCGGGTGTCGAGGAGGTCAAGGTCCGGTCGGTGCTCACCTGTGACGCCAAGACCGGTACCTGCGCCAAGTGCTACGGCCGTTCGCTGGCCACCGGTAAGCCGGTCGACATCGGTGAGGCGGTCGGCATCATCGCCGCCCAGTCCATCGGTGAGCCGGGTACCCAGCTGACCATGCGGACCTTCCACACCGGTGGTGTCGCGGGTGATGACATCACCCACGGTCTGCCGCGTGTTGTCGAGCTCTTCGAGGCTCGCCAGCCCAAGGGCAAGGCGCCGATCTCGGAGGCGGCCGGCCGGATCTCGATCGAGGACACCGACAAGAGCCGGAAGCTGGTGCTGACGCCGGACGACGGGTCGGAGGAGGTCTCCTACCCGGTGTCCAAGCGGACCCGGTTGCTGATCGAGGAGGGCCAGCACGTCGAGGTCGGCCAGCAGTTGACGCAGGGTACGCCGGACCCGCAGGAGGTTCTGCGGATCCTGGGTGTCCGCAAGGCGCAGGAGCACCTGGTGGACGAGGTCCAGGAGGTGTACCGGTCGCAGGGTGTGGCCATCCACGACAAGCACATCGAGATCATCGTCCGGCAGATGCTGCGCCGGGTCACGGTGATCGAGTCGGGCGACGCCCAGCTGCTGCCGGGCGAGCTCGCGGACCGGGTCACCTTCGAGGCGGAGAACCGCCGCGTGGTGGCCGAGGGCGGTACGCCGGCCTCCGG
- a CDS encoding MCE family protein, with amino-acid sequence MKRPRIQRRVSLAAGVAALAMLLSGCDFSVYSLPLPGGAKIKGPSYTVTVEFADVLDLVPKSSVKVDDVTVGTVEKVWLDGYVAKVRIKLPKSLDLPDNTHATIRQTSLLGEKFVSLSRPTGSEQPRGKLENGELIPLSRTTSNVEVEEVLSALSLLLNGGGVAQLQIITQELNKALTGNEPAIRSVLTQLNTFVGTLDQNKATIITAIKSVDALAKKLNAQKATLATAIDSLPKSIKTLDQQRAALVKTLQALATLGNTATRVITSSQKDLVANLQSLYPTLTKLAEAGANLPKSLELLFTYPFPDQAAKAAKGDYTNLGITLDVNTQKALKGLIGLDLPTVGPTALPTLGISLPLHLTPGAGGSGLPSLPVPTGTTTTCITLLGLPVCSPQLKRSGFDPDLARALMPGAVS; translated from the coding sequence ATGAAACGCCCCAGAATCCAACGCCGTGTCTCGCTTGCCGCCGGTGTCGCCGCGCTGGCGATGCTGCTGTCCGGCTGCGACTTCTCCGTCTACTCGCTGCCGCTGCCCGGTGGCGCCAAGATCAAGGGCCCGTCGTACACGGTGACCGTCGAGTTCGCCGACGTACTCGACCTGGTACCGAAGTCGTCGGTGAAGGTCGACGACGTCACCGTCGGCACGGTCGAGAAGGTCTGGCTGGACGGGTACGTCGCGAAGGTGCGGATCAAGCTGCCGAAGAGCCTCGACCTGCCGGACAACACGCACGCCACGATCCGCCAGACCAGCCTGCTCGGTGAGAAGTTCGTGTCGCTGTCCCGGCCGACCGGGTCCGAGCAACCGCGCGGCAAGCTGGAGAACGGCGAGCTGATCCCGCTGTCCCGGACGACCAGCAACGTCGAGGTCGAGGAGGTCCTGTCGGCGCTGTCGCTGCTGCTCAACGGCGGCGGCGTCGCCCAGCTGCAGATCATCACCCAGGAGCTGAACAAGGCCCTGACCGGGAACGAGCCGGCCATCCGCAGTGTGCTGACCCAGCTCAACACGTTCGTCGGGACCCTGGACCAGAACAAGGCCACGATCATCACCGCGATCAAGTCGGTGGACGCGCTGGCCAAGAAGCTGAATGCGCAGAAGGCGACGCTGGCGACCGCGATCGACTCGCTGCCGAAGTCGATCAAGACGCTCGACCAGCAGCGGGCCGCACTGGTCAAGACGCTGCAGGCCCTGGCCACGCTGGGCAACACCGCGACCCGGGTGATCACCTCCTCGCAGAAGGACCTGGTCGCCAACCTGCAGTCGCTGTACCCGACGCTGACCAAGCTGGCCGAGGCGGGCGCGAACCTGCCGAAGTCGCTGGAGCTGCTGTTCACGTATCCGTTCCCGGACCAGGCCGCCAAAGCCGCGAAGGGCGACTACACCAACCTCGGCATCACGCTCGACGTGAACACCCAGAAGGCTTTGAAGGGCCTCATCGGGCTGGACCTGCCGACGGTCGGCCCGACCGCGCTGCCGACGCTCGGGATCAGCCTCCCGCTGCACCTCACTCCGGGTGCCGGGGGCAGCGGGCTGCCGTCGCTACCGGTGCCGACCGGCACCACGACGACCTGCATCACGCTGCTCGGGCTGCCGGTCTGCTCGCCACAGCTCAAGCGGTCCGGGTTCGATCCCGACCTGGCCCGGGCCCTGATGCCGGGAGCGGTCTCATGA
- a CDS encoding MCE family protein, which translates to MRVNALSRLIAIAVVLVILVVSAVTLWPKPKRVTATAYFPRAVSIYPGSDVRILGIKVGEVESITPAGRSVRVRFWWDAKDKVPATAKAVIASPSIVADRYLQLTPAYSKGEVMADGAEIPLDRTAVPLELDQIYQSLNDLSVALGPKGANDQGALARLLDVSAKNLNGQGAKINQTITDVSKLTSTLSGNSSALFNTIRQLQTFVSALAANDGLVRQFNANFAATSTTLAAERKDLGNALAMLATALTEVGTFVRDNRTLVKGTVSQATQLSQILVKEKAAIAEVLDTAPLGLGNLARIYNPQFGTLDQRINPGQLDDPATFICSILLQANQSMSTCSALKPVLDALAKLPLITQLTGANAPISGGPAGTPWAPAPQPPLNRPDPVDPTLGGLVK; encoded by the coding sequence ATGCGGGTGAACGCACTGTCCCGGCTGATCGCGATCGCGGTGGTCCTGGTGATCCTCGTGGTCAGCGCGGTCACGTTGTGGCCGAAGCCGAAGCGGGTCACCGCGACGGCGTACTTCCCGCGCGCGGTCTCGATCTACCCCGGTTCGGACGTCCGGATCCTCGGCATCAAGGTCGGCGAGGTGGAGAGCATCACGCCGGCGGGCCGCTCGGTTCGGGTGAGGTTCTGGTGGGACGCCAAGGACAAGGTGCCGGCCACTGCGAAGGCCGTGATCGCGTCGCCGTCGATCGTCGCGGACCGGTACCTGCAGCTCACGCCGGCGTACTCCAAGGGCGAGGTGATGGCCGACGGCGCCGAGATCCCGCTCGACCGGACCGCCGTACCGCTGGAGCTGGACCAGATCTACCAGAGCCTCAACGACCTGTCGGTGGCGCTCGGTCCGAAGGGCGCGAACGACCAGGGCGCGCTGGCCCGGCTGCTGGACGTCTCCGCGAAGAACCTGAACGGCCAGGGCGCGAAGATCAACCAGACCATCACCGACGTGTCCAAGCTGACCAGCACGCTGTCGGGGAACTCGTCCGCGCTGTTCAACACGATCCGGCAGCTGCAGACGTTCGTGTCGGCGCTGGCCGCGAACGACGGGCTCGTCCGCCAGTTCAACGCGAACTTCGCGGCGACCTCGACCACGCTGGCCGCCGAGCGCAAGGACCTCGGCAACGCGCTGGCGATGCTGGCGACCGCGTTGACCGAGGTCGGCACGTTCGTCCGGGACAACCGGACCCTGGTGAAGGGGACGGTCTCCCAGGCCACGCAGCTGTCGCAGATCCTGGTGAAGGAGAAGGCCGCGATCGCCGAGGTGCTGGACACCGCGCCGCTCGGCCTCGGCAACCTGGCCCGGATCTACAACCCGCAGTTCGGCACGCTGGACCAGCGGATCAACCCCGGCCAGCTGGACGACCCGGCGACGTTCATCTGCTCGATCCTGCTGCAGGCGAACCAGTCGATGTCGACCTGTTCGGCGCTCAAGCCGGTGCTCGACGCGCTCGCCAAACTGCCGCTGATCACCCAGCTGACCGGTGCGAACGCGCCGATCAGCGGTGGCCCGGCCGGTACGCCGTGGGCGCCCGCGCCGCAGCCGCCGCTGAACCGGCCGGACCCGGTCGACCCGACGCTCGGGGGGCTGGTCAAATGA
- a CDS encoding MCE family protein, translating to MITRAVRIQLMVFLLITVVGVAFVGARYAQVDQLVVNKNYTVSASFAESGGIFSGAEVTYRGQPVGRVGELKLLPDGVDVNLEIDKKFKIPNDLLAVVANRSAIGEQYVDLQPRRDGAPYLQNNSKIARQDTAVPIDTTELLLNLDQLVNSVDKESLRTTVHELGAALKGKGTDLQKIIDSSGKLIDNADANVLQTIKLINDGDTVLATQVASGDAIKTWAKNLALLSDTLVASDKSLRTVVDQGSFASSQLTGLIRDNSADIAVLLGNLLTVSELTAVRLDAVEQLMVVYPAVAMGGYVVPAKDPGTGHYDAHFGLVVGLSPPACRPGYGGTDKRVPQDVTNTQANTKAACTASPSSGINVRGSQNKPAPSSRYLNRTGYGVGYDPATGQAGGSGGMPSIVLGSTGGQQELLGSDSWKALILGPVTGQ from the coding sequence ATGATCACCAGAGCGGTCCGGATCCAGCTGATGGTGTTCCTGCTGATCACCGTCGTCGGCGTCGCGTTCGTCGGCGCCCGGTACGCGCAGGTCGACCAGCTGGTGGTGAACAAGAACTACACCGTCAGCGCCAGCTTCGCCGAGTCCGGCGGGATCTTCTCCGGCGCCGAGGTGACGTACCGCGGCCAGCCGGTCGGCCGGGTCGGGGAGCTCAAGCTGCTGCCCGACGGTGTCGACGTGAACCTGGAGATCGACAAGAAGTTCAAGATCCCGAACGACCTGCTCGCGGTGGTCGCGAACCGGTCGGCGATCGGCGAGCAGTACGTCGACCTGCAGCCGCGCCGCGACGGAGCGCCGTACCTGCAGAACAACTCCAAGATCGCGCGCCAGGACACCGCCGTACCGATCGACACCACCGAACTGCTGCTGAACCTCGACCAGCTGGTGAACTCGGTCGACAAGGAGAGCTTGCGGACCACGGTGCACGAGCTCGGGGCGGCGCTGAAGGGCAAGGGCACCGACCTGCAGAAGATCATCGACAGCTCCGGCAAGCTGATCGACAACGCCGACGCGAACGTGCTGCAGACGATCAAGCTGATCAACGACGGCGACACCGTGCTGGCCACCCAGGTCGCCAGCGGTGACGCGATCAAGACCTGGGCGAAGAACCTCGCGCTGCTGTCGGACACCCTGGTGGCGTCGGACAAGAGCCTGCGGACGGTCGTCGACCAGGGCTCGTTCGCGTCCAGTCAGCTGACCGGCCTGATCCGGGACAACAGTGCGGACATCGCGGTGCTGCTCGGTAACCTGCTGACGGTGAGCGAACTGACCGCGGTCCGGCTGGACGCTGTCGAGCAGTTGATGGTGGTGTATCCAGCGGTCGCGATGGGCGGGTACGTCGTGCCCGCGAAGGACCCGGGCACCGGGCACTACGACGCGCACTTCGGGCTGGTCGTCGGCCTCAGCCCGCCCGCCTGCCGGCCCGGGTACGGGGGCACCGACAAGCGGGTCCCGCAGGACGTGACGAACACCCAGGCGAACACGAAGGCGGCCTGTACGGCGAGCCCGTCGAGCGGGATCAACGTCCGCGGCTCGCAGAACAAGCCGGCCCCGTCGTCGCGCTACCTGAACCGCACCGGGTACGGCGTCGGCTACGACCCGGCGACCGGTCAGGCGGGCGGGTCCGGCGGCATGCCGTCGATCGTGCTCGGCTCGACCGGCGGACAGCAGGAGTTGCTCGGCAGCGACTCCTGGAAGGCACTCATCCTCGGACCGGTGACCGGGCAGTGA
- the rpoB gene encoding DNA-directed RNA polymerase subunit beta encodes MVASRNPQSDSISNVTGPRRISFAKISEPLQVPDLLALQVDSFDWLVGNETWQARVAAAEAEGRSDLSGPSGLEEIFEEISPIEDFSGTMSLSFRDHRFEPPKNTVDECKERDVTYSAPLFVTAEFMNNETGEIKSQTVFMGDFPLMTRKGTFVINGTERVVVSQLVRSPGVYFERTPDKTSDKDIFTAKIIPSRGAWLEFEVDKRDMVGVRLDRKRKQNVTVLLKALGWTDAQILEEFGDYESIRLTLEKDHTSGQDDALLDIYRKLRPGEPPTREAAQALLENYYFNGKRYDLAKVGRYKINKKLGRDEAHDQAVLTVDDIVATIKYLVALHEGKTELPAPRGEIVVEEDDIDHFGNRRLRTVGELIQNQLRTGLARMERVVRERMTTQDVEAITPQTLINIRPVVAALKEFFGTSQLSQFMDQTNPVAGLTHKRRLNALGPGGLSRERAGFEVRDVHPSHYGRMCPIETPEGPNIGLIGSLASYGRVNAFGFVETPYRKVVDGAVTDQVDYLTADEEDRFVIAQANAALTDDNRFAEDRVLVRRRHGEVELVPVEDVDYMDVSPRQMVSVATALIPFLEHDDANRALMGSNMQRQAVPLITSDAPLVGTGMEFRGAVDAGDVVVSDKAGVVKEVSADLIEIAADDGTYQTYRMAKFRRSNQGTCINQRPLVDAGQRVEVGTPLADGPCTDEGEMALGRNMLVAFMTWEGYNYEDAIILSQRVVQQDLLTSIHIEEHEVDARDTKLGPEEITRDIPNVSDEMLSDLDERGIIRIGAEVTTGDILVGKVTPKGETELTPEERLLRAIFGEKAREVRDTSLKVPHGEEGTVIGVRVFDRDNGDELPPGVNQLVRVYVAQKRKISVGDKLAGRHGNKGVISKILPVEDMPFLEDGTHVDVILNPLGVPGRMNVGQVLETHLGWIASRGWEVDPENEEEWAQRLIKIGAGAAEPMTNVATPVFDGATEEEVTGLLSSTLPNRDGVRMVNGQGKARLFDGRSGEPFPDPIGVGYMYMLKLHHLVDDKIHARSTGPYSMITQQPLGGKAQFGGQRFGEMEVWALEAYGAAFALQELLTIKSDDVVGRVKVYEAIVKGENIPEPGIPESFKVLVKEMQSLCLNVEVLSSDGSRVEMRDSEEDVFRAAEELGIDLSRREPNSVEEV; translated from the coding sequence TTGGTCGCCTCGCGCAACCCCCAGTCCGACAGCATTTCCAACGTCACCGGCCCCCGCCGCATCTCCTTCGCAAAGATCTCCGAGCCGCTCCAGGTTCCGGATCTGCTCGCGTTGCAGGTGGACAGTTTCGACTGGTTGGTCGGCAACGAAACGTGGCAGGCCCGAGTGGCCGCCGCCGAGGCCGAGGGGCGGTCGGACCTGTCCGGCCCCAGCGGCCTGGAAGAGATTTTCGAGGAGATCTCCCCGATCGAGGACTTCAGCGGCACCATGTCGCTGTCGTTCCGCGACCACCGCTTCGAGCCCCCGAAGAACACGGTCGACGAGTGCAAGGAGCGAGACGTCACGTACTCGGCTCCGCTGTTCGTCACGGCCGAGTTCATGAACAACGAAACCGGTGAGATCAAGAGCCAGACCGTCTTCATGGGTGACTTCCCGCTGATGACGCGCAAGGGCACCTTCGTCATCAACGGGACCGAGCGGGTCGTCGTGTCCCAGCTCGTCCGCTCGCCCGGTGTGTACTTCGAGCGCACGCCGGACAAGACGTCCGACAAGGACATCTTCACCGCCAAGATCATCCCGTCGCGCGGCGCGTGGCTGGAGTTCGAGGTGGACAAGCGCGACATGGTCGGCGTCCGCCTCGACCGCAAGCGCAAGCAGAACGTCACCGTGCTGCTGAAGGCGCTGGGCTGGACCGACGCGCAGATCCTGGAGGAGTTCGGCGACTACGAGTCGATCCGCCTCACCCTGGAGAAGGACCACACCTCCGGGCAGGACGACGCGCTGCTGGACATCTACCGCAAGCTGCGTCCGGGTGAGCCGCCGACCCGCGAGGCCGCGCAGGCGCTGCTGGAGAACTACTACTTCAACGGCAAGCGCTACGACCTGGCCAAGGTCGGCCGCTACAAGATCAACAAGAAGCTCGGCCGGGACGAGGCGCACGACCAGGCGGTGCTGACCGTCGACGACATCGTCGCCACGATCAAGTACCTGGTCGCGCTGCACGAGGGCAAGACCGAGCTGCCGGCACCGCGCGGCGAGATCGTGGTCGAAGAGGACGACATCGACCACTTCGGCAACCGCCGGCTGCGGACCGTCGGTGAGCTGATCCAGAACCAGCTGCGCACCGGCCTGGCCCGGATGGAGCGGGTGGTCCGGGAGCGGATGACGACCCAGGACGTCGAGGCGATCACGCCGCAGACCCTGATCAACATCCGTCCGGTGGTCGCGGCGCTGAAGGAGTTCTTCGGTACGTCGCAGCTGTCGCAGTTCATGGACCAGACCAACCCGGTCGCCGGCCTCACCCACAAGCGCCGGCTGAACGCGCTCGGCCCGGGTGGTCTGAGCCGTGAGCGGGCCGGCTTCGAGGTCCGCGACGTGCACCCGTCCCACTACGGCCGGATGTGCCCGATCGAGACCCCGGAAGGCCCGAACATCGGCCTGATCGGTTCGCTCGCGTCGTACGGCCGGGTGAACGCGTTCGGCTTCGTCGAGACGCCGTACCGCAAGGTCGTCGACGGTGCCGTCACCGACCAGGTGGACTACCTGACCGCCGACGAGGAGGACCGCTTCGTCATCGCGCAGGCGAACGCCGCGCTGACCGACGACAACCGGTTCGCCGAGGACCGCGTGCTGGTTCGCCGCCGTCACGGTGAGGTCGAGCTGGTCCCGGTCGAGGACGTGGACTACATGGACGTCTCGCCGCGCCAGATGGTGTCGGTGGCGACCGCGCTGATCCCGTTCCTCGAGCACGACGACGCCAACCGCGCGCTGATGGGTTCGAACATGCAGCGCCAGGCGGTGCCGCTGATCACCTCCGACGCCCCACTGGTCGGGACCGGGATGGAGTTCCGCGGTGCGGTCGACGCCGGCGACGTGGTGGTCTCCGACAAGGCGGGTGTGGTCAAGGAGGTCTCGGCCGACCTGATCGAGATCGCCGCCGACGACGGCACGTACCAGACCTACCGGATGGCGAAGTTCCGCCGCTCGAACCAGGGCACCTGCATCAACCAGCGCCCGCTGGTCGACGCCGGGCAGCGGGTCGAGGTCGGTACGCCGCTGGCCGACGGTCCGTGCACCGACGAGGGCGAGATGGCCCTCGGCCGGAACATGCTGGTCGCGTTCATGACGTGGGAGGGCTACAACTACGAGGACGCGATCATCCTCAGCCAGCGCGTCGTGCAGCAGGACCTGCTGACCTCGATCCACATCGAGGAGCACGAGGTCGACGCCCGCGACACCAAGCTGGGTCCGGAGGAGATCACCCGGGACATCCCGAACGTCTCCGACGAGATGCTGTCCGACCTGGACGAGCGTGGCATCATCCGGATCGGCGCCGAGGTCACCACCGGTGACATCCTGGTCGGCAAGGTCACCCCGAAGGGCGAGACCGAGCTGACCCCGGAGGAGCGGCTGCTGCGCGCGATCTTCGGTGAGAAGGCGCGCGAGGTCCGCGACACGTCGCTCAAGGTGCCGCACGGCGAGGAGGGCACCGTCATCGGTGTCCGGGTCTTCGACCGCGACAACGGCGACGAGCTGCCGCCGGGTGTCAACCAGCTGGTCCGCGTCTACGTGGCCCAGAAGCGAAAGATCTCGGTCGGCGACAAGCTGGCCGGCCGGCACGGCAACAAGGGCGTCATCTCCAAGATCCTTCCGGTCGAGGACATGCCGTTCCTCGAGGACGGCACCCACGTCGACGTGATCCTGAACCCGCTGGGCGTGCCCGGCCGGATGAACGTCGGCCAGGTGCTGGAGACCCACCTCGGCTGGATCGCCTCCCGCGGCTGGGAAGTGGATCCGGAGAACGAGGAGGAGTGGGCGCAGCGGCTGATCAAGATCGGCGCCGGTGCGGCCGAGCCGATGACGAACGTCGCCACCCCGGTCTTCGACGGCGCCACCGAGGAAGAGGTCACCGGCCTGCTGTCCTCGACGCTGCCGAACCGCGACGGTGTCCGGATGGTCAACGGCCAGGGCAAGGCCCGGCTGTTCGACGGCCGTTCGGGTGAGCCGTTCCCGGACCCGATCGGTGTCGGCTACATGTACATGCTGAAGCTGCACCACCTGGTCGACGACAAGATCCACGCACGGTCGACCGGTCCGTACTCGATGATCACCCAGCAGCCGCTGGGTGGTAAGGCCCAGTTCGGTGGCCAGCGGTTCGGCGAGATGGAGGTGTGGGCCCTGGAGGCCTACGGTGCCGCCTTCGCGCTGCAGGAACTGCTGACGATCAAGTCCGACGACGTCGTCGGGCGGGTCAAGGTGTACGAGGCGATCGTCAAGGGCGAGAACATCCCGGAGCCGGGTATCCCGGAGTCGTTCAAGGTTCTGGTCAAGGAAATGCAGTCCCTCTGCCTCAATGTCGAGGTGCTCTCGTCCGACGGAAGCCGGGTCGAGATGCGCGACAGCGAGGAGGACGTCTTCCGGGCGGCGGAGGAACTGGGCATCGACCTGTCCCGGCGCGAGCCGAACAGTGTCGAGGAGGTCTGA